The nucleotide sequence GGGTCACATGCTTTAACTATTCAAAGATGAGGAAtgtacttaatttaaaaaaaattttattcAGCTTGCTGAGAAGATGTATGGTTGTGTTCTTGCCATCATCCTTTGCATTTCATGGCCTGGATGTAGAAATGTGAGCAGTTGCAGACCCTCAATTCCCAGGACAATCCCATCTTATTGAGATTGTTAACTCCATTCAGGAATGCTTTTTTTTTGGTAGCAGGCCTATGTTCCAACAAATGATTTAAGGTAAAGCCTTTATCTTCGGGCATTTCTTCAAGAAATCTACCTTGGGGTTGTACCTAGTTAGCAGAATTCCTGTAGATTGAAGGCACCAGCagtgaagaaaaaaaaaaatcagatcagGACTGCTCTAATAATTAATTTGATATCTGTACAACTGAAAACATTGCACATGCATATTTCCTAACTGCAAGTCAAGAGTATCTACATTATAGCAACTGGTAACCAGCTTGCACAAGCCAGTTTGCATTCCACAGCAAAATAATTGGTCCATTATTTAACAGAGATCTTGGCCAGTTACGTTTTAGTGAATTAAGTAGTGTTGACTTTGAAAGTCATGTCATTTCTAATAGGCTTGTTAAGCAGATGGCCTTGCTCCTGACCTGTGCATAAGGGTTCTGCTGTGGATAGGCACTTCGAACCGGGTATACAGCTGTCTGGTAAGGGTTGGGAGAGGAGGAATAAGGTGGCACAGCTCCACTGGTCGGAGAACACGAGACTTTATAAGGTGTGCCTGGTGTATAACCTGAAACAAAACAGAATCCAGTAATATTAGAACAATTGTCAAGCAGGGGTTCACATGTCACTAACAGCAAAATCTGTGGTGGAGATATGATTTTACTTTGCAATGGTTGCAGTTAAACAATGATCCAAGAAGCCACAAGGATGTAATAAATGGAAAAATCTCAACAGTGTTAATGTGGCTCACTGGTTGACCTCTTGTCTTGAGTCAGTAGGCCATGTGTTAAAACTCCAACTTCAGCAcataatcatagaaaattacagcatagacagagaccattcggcccgtcgtgcctctgctggctcttcgaaagagcagtcgtgcttagtcccactttTTGTCTGTGACTCAAAGATCtttatcctcaagtacctgtccaactcccttttaaaattatttatgaaatcagcttccaccaccttttcaggtagagcgatCCAGATCCCAATAACTCACTGGAAAAAAAATGTTCATGTCCTTGATCCATTCGCCAGAGGGAATAGATTTTCTCTATCTActcatcaaaacctctcatcagcttgaaaacctctattagatcacctcttaatcttctctgttccaaggagaacagtcctaacttttccaatctctccttataactgaagtccctcactctggtaaacctcctctgtaccctcgctcatgcctttacatctttcctgcagtgtggtgcccagaattgtccccaatactccagctgtggcctaaccagtgatttataaagttctaggctTACATTTTAGCAAAGTACTAAGGAAGGGGTACATCTATTTGAAGGGCAGCAGTAAGATCGCCCAGTGATCTGGCCAACATTATTGCCCCATCCATGACCATTAAAAATCAAATATACCGGCCATTATCACACATCACTGCTGTTTGCAGGACATGACTATGTAAAATGGCTGCTGCACTTGCCTACATAACAGTTCGTGCACTTCAAACTAATTCTTGCTTTGGAATGTTTGGTGCAAGCTCTTCGTTTCACTCATGAGGTACAAGTGCTCTTGTGCCTTTTGAGCTAAGCTACATGTTAAAGCAGAATAAAGTGAGCTCTGATATCACTCAACTTAACTGGCACATAAATTCACAAACTATGCAGCCTTAAATGATTGGGAGATTTATGACCATTACCTCATCACTTTTAATCTTTTAAGAGCAACAAGACTAAATCTGCATATTCGCAGAATCATCCTGATAGGCAGTccctgaaatcgaggaagacttacatcGACTCTaaaaatatgagttcttaggtgactgtacagtcaaatACAGGAAATACAGTGTCACAagcggggcagacagtggttgaaggaaaggatgggtggagagtcaggtttgccgcacgctccttctgctgcttgcacttgttttctgcatgctctcggcaactagacttggtgctcagcaccctcttcctccactgagggcggtctctggccagggattctcaggtgtaggtggggatgttgcactttatcaaggaggctttgagggtgtcctctgcccacctggggctcgcttgccgtgtaggaattcagagtagagcgcttgctttgggagtcttgtgtcgggcatgcggacaatgcggcccgcccaatggagctggtcgcagAATAATGTGAATTTCTCAGCACCAGCCCATATTATGATGTTAAGAACATAATTGTGTGCCTTGAAAATGAGTTAGTGCTGCAAGGTTAAAGTTATTTCTGCTGTGTGCGCCCACTTAGAGGTGCATGTAATGATTAAGGTGTGATACCTGTCTGGAAGGCTGGGTTTGTACCAGCGTACATAGTCGGAGAAAAGGCAGGAGCAGCTGCTGCGTATCCCACTGGAAAACCTGCTTCGGTTCAAAAGAGATCAAATAGTCTAATTAGCTCAAAGACAGATTACAAAAAGACAACAGCTCAGCATAAACACAAATTCTTCACAGAAACTGGGTTCCCCATGGAACAAAAATGTAAATATTGTTCAATGTAAAACTAGACTATGCCACCACTAGGACCAACAGTTTTGAGAATCACTGTCTACTGGCAGAAGGAACAAGGCTTTAGACAGGAATGTTATCAGTTCCCCTTCCTAATCACTTCAATGCTCATCGACTAATTATCGTTTTCAAGCAGATTTCTTCAAACCCCAAGTGCTGAGTAGAGCGAGCTTGGAGGAAATGACAAATTGAGAGGAACTTAAACATGACTATGGAAAGGCAAGTCAAAGTGATGAAACTTCACTTCGTTATAGCCAGTCCCAGAAACTACAGTAGTGTTCAAATACACTAGACTATCCAGTCTTTCAAGGGGGCACAGGGGTTTAGTGCTCCTACAGTCAGGCTCTTTAATTGCACCAAGGTATATCCACAGGTAAAGTCACGAGCACTCACTACTTCATTTAATTTTTACCTTCAGTCTCCTCCAcctcttccccctttcccccccccccaccccacaacattaACTATATTCTTCTAAACtagtcatatttgaagcattaatcTATCCACTTACCTGGGTATCCAATTCCTTTTGCATTTGCATATGGAACCCCTGAAGCGGCTGAACTGTAGACTGGGTTCATGGTGTTTCTCAGGAGCTGTAGAGAAGAAAATACATATTCAGCATCTTTCTGTTCCTACTGGTAAATAATCTAGACACATGAcgtatcatttttttttttaaatacatttggtCAAAATTAAACTTTGGCAGAATAAGGCTTTATTTCTCATTCCTCCTCATATCGCTTCCTGTAAGTTGTTCCTCTACATGAAAAGCCCAAGGCAATTTGAAACCATTTCCAAATGACCTGCAATGGTAAAACAATTGTTTGTAGAGAACTAAAATGATTTTGCCACTAAAAAAGTAAGAGCTGGCATAATGGGGCTTTGGCTAACTCACTTCTCACCATCTGCAGCAAACAACTGGCTCATTAAATAAAACAGaacgtgctggaaatactcagcagggcaagCAGCATCTACGGAGAGAGAACCACCACTGATGACTGGTTTTTAAAAAAGGCAAAAAAGTACTTGCAAATAACAAAACAGAATGATGAAGGATCCATTTTTGATTTAAGCCTAAAGCTTGATTCACAGACTAAGTAGTCAGAACAGCTTCAAATTCAGTTTGGAAACAGGCCTCGTATTCTAGGGCATACGAGAGGTCTTCACATTTCTCTGTTGCTTGACCAGGGTGTTACTCCAGTTGCTGTATGTCAAGATGTTTTGTTTCTGCAATGCTTTCTTTTAAATACCTGACACTTTTTGAAGTCTCAGACAGGCAGCACCCAGGAGGTGAACAACATTTCCTGGGGATCCTTCAGAGGTTTGAAAACCACTAGTTTCAATTCTATGATGGTGCATTGAAAAGAATCAGGAAGCGAAA is from Pristiophorus japonicus isolate sPriJap1 chromosome 6, sPriJap1.hap1, whole genome shotgun sequence and encodes:
- the fam168b gene encoding myelin-associated neurite-outgrowth inhibitor isoform X2, which encodes MNPVYSSAASGVPYANAKGIGYPGFPVGYAAAAPAFSPTMYAGTNPAFQTGYTPGTPYKVSCSPTSGAVPPYSSSPNPYQTAVYPVRSAYPQQNPYAQQGTYYTQPLYAAPPHVIHHTTVVQPNGMPAAMYPQPIPSPRANGVAMGMVAGTTMAMSAGTLLTTHSPTQVAPHPVSMPAYRTPGTPTYNYVPSQW
- the fam168b gene encoding myelin-associated neurite-outgrowth inhibitor isoform X1 — encoded protein: MNPVYSSAASGVPYANAKGIGYPAGFPVGYAAAAPAFSPTMYAGTNPAFQTGYTPGTPYKVSCSPTSGAVPPYSSSPNPYQTAVYPVRSAYPQQNPYAQQGTYYTQPLYAAPPHVIHHTTVVQPNGMPAAMYPQPIPSPRANGVAMGMVAGTTMAMSAGTLLTTHSPTQVAPHPVSMPAYRTPGTPTYNYVPSQW